From Peromyscus maniculatus bairdii isolate BWxNUB_F1_BW_parent chromosome 8, HU_Pman_BW_mat_3.1, whole genome shotgun sequence, a single genomic window includes:
- the Krt39 gene encoding keratin, type I cytoskeletal 39 — protein sequence MDTKGSTVTISSSAAPQNCSGNTDFRTSSSNNSCCHSGQSTGHAQRTPQGQGCRPTPCLYRTPNYLIRTYNFHPCLEDCSLCGEGINSHEKETMQILNERLANYLEKVRMLEGENSELEDKIQEECSKVLPVLCPDYLSYYTTIEELQQKILCTKAENSRLVSQIDNTKLAADDLRANYEAELSLRQLIEADAKGLKQILDVLTLSKADLEARVQSLTEELLCLKTNHEEEINSLQCQLGDRINIEVTAAPSVDLNQVLQEMRCRYESIVETNRKDVEQWFDTQMEELNQQVVTSSQQQQCYQKDVIELRRARSALEVELQAQHRMRDSQECILTETEARYTTLLAQIQGLIHNLEAQVSDIRGALERQNQEYQVLLDIKSRLECEIATYRSLLESLDGRLPCNPCATKCEPSYQAGAMECFAPIYTSSSLPWIHKPCSASGPPSRILVKICTITKEIKDGKVISSHEHVQPCYIIRPAKV from the exons ATGGATACCAAGGGTTCTACAGTAACTATTTCTTCTTCAGCGGCACCCCAAAACTGCTCTGGGAATACAGATTTTAGGACCAGCTCTTCTAACAACAGCTGTTGCCACAGTGGCCAGTCAACTGGGCATGCTCAAAGAACTCCCCAGGGCCAGGGCTGTCGACCCACCCCTTGCCTTTACCGCACCCCTAACTACTTGATAAGAACCTACAACTTCCATCCCTGCCTGGAAGACTGCAGCCTGTGTGGCGAAGGCATTAACAGTCACGAGAAAGAGACCATGCAGATTTTGAATGAACGCCTTGCTAACTACCTGGAAAAGGTGCGGATGCTGGAAGGGGAAAACTCCGAACTAGAAGATAAAATCCAGGAGGAGTGCAGCAAGGTGCTCCCTGTCCTGTGTCCCGACTACCTGTCCTACTACACCACCATTGAGGAGCTGCAGCAGAAG ATCTTGTGTACCAAGGCTGAGAATTCCAGACTGGTCTCACAAATTGACAACACCAAACTGGCTGCAGATGACTTGAGAGCCAA ctatgaAGCCGAGTTATCGCTACGCCAGCTCATAGAAGCTGATGCCAAGGGCCTGAAGCAAATCTTGGATGTGCTGACTTTGAGTAAGGCTGACCTGGAGGCTCGAGTCCAGTCTCTGACAGAGGAACTTCTGTGCCTCAAAACCAACCATGAAGAG GAAATCAATTCCTTGCAGTGCCAACTGGGGGACAGAATCAACATCGAAGTTACAGCTGCCCCTTCCGTGGACCTAAATCAAGTTCTACAAGAAATGAGATGCCGCTACGAGTCCATTGTGGAGACAAACCGTAAAGACGTAGAACAGTGGTTCGATACGCAG ATGGAGGAGCTGAACCAACAAGTAGTGACCAGCTCCCAACAACAGCAGTGCTACCAGAAGGACGTCATAGAGCTGAGACGTGCCAGGAGTGCCCTCGAGGTGGAACTGCAGGCCCAGCACCGAATG AGAGATTCCCAGGAATGCATCCTCACAGAGACAGAGGCCCGCTACACAACCCTGCTGGCCCAGATCCAGGGTCTGATCCATAACCTGGAGGCTCAAGTGTCAGATATCCGGGGTGCCCTGGAAAGACAGAACCAGGAGTATCAAGTTCTGCTGGACATCAAGTCCCGGCTGGAGTGTGAGATCGCCACCTACCGCAGTCTTCTGGAGAGCTTGGATGGCAG GCTTCCCTGTAACCCATGTGCCACCAAATGTGAGCCATCCTACCAGGCCGGAGCTATGGAGTGCTTTGCCCCAATTTACACATCTTCATCCCTCCCTTGGATTCACAAGCCTTGCAGTGCCTCTGGACCCCCATCCAGGATACTGGTTAAGATATGCACCATCACCAAGGAGATCAAGGATGGGAAGGTCATTTCTTCTCACGAGCATGTGCAGCCTTGTTACATCATCAGACCTGCCAAAGTCTAG